The sequence below is a genomic window from Lolium perenne isolate Kyuss_39 chromosome 4, Kyuss_2.0, whole genome shotgun sequence.
GATAATGATAAATGCTTAGCACCTATTAGTCTCGATaatgatatatgttgtgtttcTTAAGAATCAGAGTACTGATGCAAGATTTTGGTGTGCCGTCAGGTAAGGATCAAAAAACCAAAAGCTCGGACAAAGTGAAAACAAGAGATTTTTCTACCACAAAAAGGATCAAATTATAACTGTTAGAGACAATAACAGGCCTATCTACCCAGCTGAAATGATGTGAAAGTAAGTTGCTATAATTTTGAACTACATTCTTTTGCGTACTAAAGCTACAGATAAGCAGCCAGCTACTGCaaagtactccctctgttcccaATTATAAGATGTTTTGGATATTTTAACACTGACTACATACGGACTGAAATGAGTGAACAGACACACTGAAACACATCTAGATGATACATATGATTCAGAAAAAGCTAGAACATCATATGATGTGGAACGGACGGATGTGTTTTGGCAAATAATGAACGAGTCTGGAACCAGATAATGCAATCTCAACGGACAGCATGATAGATGAAGTGCATAGCAGAAATAGGACTAAAAAGAGTATCCTTCCAAAATAAACAGATGCATAGCTCAACTCTATGAAAAAGAGCAAAGAGAACATTATCCATGAAACCTGTTAAAACATGTCTAAATTCTGACCAAATTTTACCTTGCGAACATTGGAAAGCTGACAAGGAAGTATATTGCATAAAACATTGATCCAACTTTGTACATTGCGTCCCGATCAACGAATTCATAGTACGGAAACTGCAAAGGTCCACAGCAACATCAGAATATAGTTTCTTGGGGAACAGAAAGGGAAAACGTtatacataaataaataaaattatgtGGAAGCAGAAGATACTGATACAAGCAAAGCAACATTTAGATGGCATACTTCTCTAAGAAAATCAAATAGTGACTTGCTTCTTTAAGAAAAACAAATAATAACATACGGAGTACTTCCCTAAGAAAGACAAATAATGACATGCTTCTCTAAGAAAAAAAAATGACATACTGTAGTTGTGCGCATCCAAATTTCCTAAATCATAATGTTATGTGATGCCACAAATGGTTGCATCGCGGCAGAGTGTTTTGCTTTATTCTTTTTTCCCAACTACCCTACCATAGTGTTTGAACTTTCGTGCATGAAAAAATAAATGGATGATACAAAAACCTCTGGTTTGACACTAAAAAGTAAACAATTCAGTATTACACAGAATCACTACCTTTTAATAGCGAGACTGCGAGACATAAGGTAATGGAATCTTAGTCAATCAGATGATACAATCTACACTAGGAGCTAACGATTTTTCTCCATGTCAAGCAACCAAAATACTGAGTAATCATTTTCTCAAAACATTAAGTGGCAACATGCAGATGCTATTTCAAAATATATTAATTTGAATATAAAAAATTATCAAATGTATTTAACTGCCTTTTTATTCTTCCTCGTGCACCATAGAACTGATTCCTGGCACGTAATGTTCAAAGTGAATGGTAGAAGTGAGTCGAAAGAATTACACTAACCATCACTGATTTATATTAATTATGAACAATATGTACAAGCATGATATAACATAGTAGTTAACAGAAAAATTAAGTTCTTATCTACTGTTGCCCATAATTGGAGACTAAAGGGCACTATCTGCATGCTCTGTGGGATCTACTTAGTCCACCAGGATACATCGTTAGAGTCTATGTGTTTTGCGCAATTAAGCCACATGAGATAGACACACAAAATTTATAACAAATTGGATTTAATCAAAATAGTTTGTATTTTCCAGAATTAAGGAACAAATTATTGAAGATTACTACAATAAGCAAGCGAGGAAAGTTCAATACTACTAGACTGGGGAGAAAAACTCATAATATTCATAGCAGTCTACGCATGAAGAAATAAGCTGGAGCATGGAACATACATTTGTAATGGCTAGAGTCTCCAAGTAGGCAAAAAAGTATGAGAATGCTAAAATCCATGCAGCATCAAAGAACCACCGAACAGACTGTGGCAGATGAGCTGTAGTGTGACGCAATCTACGAAGTGTCATATTTGATGCCATGTGATACAATAAGAAGCAGGAATGAGCCAGAAGAAATGTAGTATGGGGTACCTGAAACATGAAGAAAAATAGTAAGCATTGCAAAAAAAAATATAGAATCCATGTAGTAAATTGCAATAACTGCTACTAAGAAAAGAAAATGACATGGAAATTAAATGGTAGTTACTATCCCACAATGCACTAGAAACAGAATTACGACAGAAGGTTGCCGAGCAGACACATATCTGGTCTGTACCAGTAAAGTATAAAATGTGGTGCAGACTAAACCAGGAAATAACTAGCTGAGAACTGGTAGCACAAGGGTATATCATTCGACAAATATGCCAAAACTTAAACCCTTGAATTAACCCTGATTTGCAGAGGAGAACAGATGGATTGGAAAATATGAAGTGGAAGCAAAGCTACAAAGTGATAACCTAGTTCATAAATTTTATAAGTATACACAAACACATGTGTAGGTCGCAAAATTAAACAATTGTACAGAGCAGTGCTCTAGGTGAAATTTCTCCACTCATTAATTCCTTGTGCGATGAAGATCTTACATTATTCATCCTCCATGATGGAAAAGTATATGACGCACCAAGAACTGTGAAGAAGTAATGTGTCCAAAAGTAGTTGCCAACATAACTGAAAATCATGATCCAAACATTAGCCTGCAATGGAAATGTATCATGCAATTAGCAAACAGGAATTAATGTGAAAAAATACATCACCAAATAAAACTAAGCCCATGGACAACGAGAAATACTGCTCAGGTTACATGTATAAATAGTTTGGTAATagagtagtttttttttttggtacTGAAGAATATATATGACTAGTGATTATTTATCCAGAGCAGTTTGCTGATTTTTATTATACAAAAGCTTTCAAGACTCACAAGTGACACTTGACAAAATAAATTTTAATATTTGACACATCTATTGCTATACAACCACATCTTTTACAGAGGGTGGAAGTTGAACCAGAGTAAGGTAAAACTGTAGTGGAAAATATAATTCTGAATCGGATCCATAAAATAGTATCATGTTACATACAGCTGTGGGATTTTTAAAGGAAGGGTTCATTTCTAGGactcaaatgggcttaaaaaaaTCCACTGAAAATACTTACCTTGACCCAGTAACGATCTTTCAAGCTTCTAATACTATCCGCCTGAAATGAAGGAAGTATAGAAGTTAACTTCCAAATATGTGAATGGTTTTGCATACCAGTAGAAGAGTAACATAATAAGTTGGAAATTTCATTCTTTATGGACTAAAATAGGACGGTCTAGTTTTGGGACAGGAAATAGGAAGATAAATGCTGAAGGAATATATGCAGTGCCAAACTTAAGCTCAATCAGACAGCTGGAGACTGCAAGTGAGAGAAGCCCATCCTCCTCTGTGCTCCTGTTCTCTGCCCATTATTATAATTTTTTTGTGGATTTGTCGGCTCAGCATTTAATACTTTTGTACCTTTCCCCACCCTTGATATTCATTCTTTACTTACTGCAGCAATAATATATATTCCTCTGTAAAGGCAAAAGGAACTGATGCTACGGTCGGAAATCCCAGCTAATCGAAAAACACCAAAATGCTAGTGCATTCTGAACAGAGAATGTTTCCTCAACTCTAATTGTCATCTTGATTGCCATGACATATTTAAGTCTCTGTTTGTGTACCTAATGTTTCTCAACTCCCCAGAACAGTAGACACCTGGATTTCGCTAAACAGTAATGCTGCTGTGCAGAAATTGTCCCTTTTGCTGCTAATGGTGTTTATTCTGACATGGTTACCCTCTGAAGACAGA
It includes:
- the LOC127293914 gene encoding cycloeucalenol cycloisomerase translates to MTAVRRHAGAKPRGGAAGKNPWLAADGSKRWGETFFLLYTPFWLTLCLGVVVPFKLYERFTELEYLVLALVSTLPAFLLPLFFVGKADSIRSLKDRYWVKANVWIMIFSYVGNYFWTHYFFTVLGASYTFPSWRMNNVPHTTFLLAHSCFLLYHMASNMTLRRLRHTTAHLPQSVRWFFDAAWILAFSYFFAYLETLAITNFPYYEFVDRDAMYKVGSMFYAIYFLVSFPMFARIDEKAEKWDLGRVAVDALGAAMLVTIILDLWRIFLGPIVPIPESKRCGQPGLAWF